The window CAACGAGGTCAAGAACGGCACCGCGGGCTGGGCAGGCGAGGCCGCCGACGCCTACCGCGCCTCCGCCGCCCTGCAGAACGAACAGGTCTCCGCGGCCGCGACCTGCGCGGACTCCATCGGCTCCACAGTCCAGGTCGTCGGCGTCCTGGTCGGCGCGGTCCGCGAGATCGTCCGCGACCTCGTCGCCGAGTGCGTCGCCACCCTGATCGCCCGCATCCCGCAGTGGATAGCCGAAATCGGCGGCACCCTCGGCATCGCCACCCCCCACGTCGTCGCGTCGGCCACCGCGCTGATCGCCAAGTGGGTCAACCGGATCAAGGACTTCATCAAGGCCCTCACCAAGTCCCTGGACTCCCTTTCGGGCCTGCTGAAGAAACTCGACGAGATCTGGGCGGGCATCAAGAAGTCCCTCCCCGGCACCCGCAGCCCTGACGTCACCCCCACCCGAGCATCGGACGGGGTTACCTCCCCGAACGCCTCGACCACGACGCCATCCGGCTCGACCTCGCCCAGCAGCGCCAGTCCCGACGGCTCTTCGACCAGCCCGTCCAGCACCACAACCCCAAGCGGCACAACGTCACCGGACACGTCGACCACCTCGCCGAGCAGCACCTCGCCGAGCGGCACGACCTCCCCGAACGGTTCATCGAGCACCAGCCCCAACGGCTCGCGCAGCCAGGTGGGCGACGACCCCAAGGCCAGCGCCCGGCCCGAGCCGAACCGGAAGACCTGCGGCGACCCGATCGACGTCGCGTCCGGCGAGATGCTGCTCACCCAGGACGATGTCCGCCTGGGCGGCGCTCTTCCGCTGGTGCTGTCGCGAACGCACCTGTCGACCTACCGGATCGGCACCCGGTTCGGCGCGTCCTGGGCGTCGACTCTTGATCAGCGTCTTGAGGTCGACGACGAGGGCGTCTGTTTCGTCACCGAAGACGGCATGGTGCTGGTCTACCCGCATCCAGGCGACTCGCCGGTGTTGCCTGCCGAGGGGCCCCGGTGGCCGTTGCTGCGCTCCGCGGACGGCGGATACTCGGTCACCGACCCGGAGTCCGGCCACACCAGGATGTTCGCCGCGGCGACCGGCCCCATCCGGCCGATCATTTCGATCAATGACCGCAACGGACACCGCGTCGACTTCGATCGCGGTGCGGATGGCGTGGCCACCGCGGTGCGTCACTCCGGTGGCTACCGAGTCGACGTGCGCAGCGAAGCCGGGCTGGTCACGGCACTGGTGCTGGCCGGGGCCGACGAGATCACCCTGATCCGGTACGGCTACGACGCGGCGCGCAGGCTCACCGAGGTCATCAACTCCTCTGGAGCCGCACTTCGGTTCGACTACGACTCCGCGGGCCGCATCACGCGGTGGCAGGACCGAAACGAGATGTGGTATCGCTACGGCTACGACGAGCGCGGCCGGTGCGTGCTCAACGAGGGCGCGGACGGTTACCTCTCCGGCGCTTTCGAGTACCGCGAACGGCTGACCGTGTACACGGATTCCCTCGGCCACCGCACGGAATTCCACCTGAACGACGCCTACCAGGTAGTCCGCGAGGTGGACCCGCTCGGTGGCGTGACACTGTCCGATTGGGACCGGCACGACCGGCTGCTGGCACGGACCGACCCGCTCGGTCGAGTGACGCGCTACCGCTACGACGACGACGGCAACCTCGTCGGCATCGTCCGCCCCGACGGTACGGAGTCTTCCGCGACCTACAACGCGCTGGGGTTGCCGCTGACGGTGACCGAGGTCGACGGCGCCGTGTGGCGACGCACCTACGACGACTGCGGCAACCTGCTCTCCATCACCGACCCGATGGGCGCGGTGACGACGTTCGATCTCGACGCTCATGGCAATGTCACCGCGATCACCGACCCCCTCGGCGCCGTGCGTCGGGTGGAGTCCGACCAAGCGGGTCTTCCCGTCGTGGTCACCGATCCGCTCGGTGCGAGTACCCGATACAGCCGTGACCGGTTCGGGCGCATCGCCGCCATGACAGACCCGCTCGGTGGCAGCACCCGACTGGGCTGGACGATCGAGGGCAAGCTCATCTCCCGCACCCAGGCGGACGGCGCGGTCGAGCGCTGGCGGTACGACGGCGAGGGCAATCTTGTCGAGCACATCGATCCCGCCGGGAACACCACGAGGACGGCGTACACGGGGTTCGATCAGCCCGCTTGGCAGGTCGGCGCCGACGGAGCGCGCTTGGAGTTTGGCTACGACACGAACCTGAGGCTCACGTCGGTCACCAACCCGCAGGGTCTCGTCTGGCGCTACACCTATGACGCTGTCGGCAATCTTGCCGAGGAAACCGACTTCAACGGCAGGCGGCTGACGTACTCCTACGATGCCGCGGGCCAGCTGGTGGGCCGCGCGAACGGCTTGGGCGAGCTCGTCTCCTTCGACCGTGACGTGCTCGGACGCTTGCGCGCCAAGCATTCCGGGCCCGCGACGACGTCCTACGAACACGACGCGCTCGGGCGGATGACCAGGACGACAAGTCCGGACGCCGATGTCCACTTCGAGCGGGATGTCCTGGGCCGGGTCCTCGCGGAGACCACCAATGGTCGAACTGTTCGGTCGGTGTACGACCCGCGGGGCAACCGAATCCGCCGCGAGACCCCCAGCGGCGCGGTCAGCGAATGGGAGTACGACGCGGCCGGCAACGCCGTGGCACTGTTCACCGGCGGCAGGCGGATGTCGTTCGGCTACGATGCGGCAGGTCGGGAGGTCCACCGCACGCTCGACTCCGGTACGGCGCTCGCCCAGGATTGGGATGCCAACCACCGCCTGCGGTCGCAGACACTCACCGCACGTGGCATGAACGTCCAGCGACGGGACTACCAGTACCGGCTGGACGGGTGCCTGACCGCGGTCGACGACCGGATCGCGGGCGCACGCCGCTACGACCTGGACCCGGCGGGTCGTGTCACCGCGGTGCACGGCGCCGGGTGGACCGAGCGCTACGCCTACGACGCCGCGGGCAATCTCACCCAGGCGGCGTGGCCCGGCGAGCATCCCGCTGAGGGAACACGGGAGTACACGGGAACCAGGGTCCGCCGGTCGGGCACCGTCCACTTCGAACACGATGTGCAGGGGCGGGTCCTGCTTCGGCGGCAGCGTGCTCTTTCCGGCCAGATCCGGGCGTGGACCTACACCTGGGACGCTGAAGACCGCTTGGTCGCCGTCACCACCCCGGACGGCGCCCGGTGGCGCTATCGCTACGACGGTCTGGGAAGGCGCACCGCCAAGCAGCGACTGGCCTCGACCGGCACCGAGGTGGTCGAGCAGGTCG is drawn from Actinokineospora alba and contains these coding sequences:
- a CDS encoding DUF6531 domain-containing protein translates to MTNPLIAQRQDSTTAISGIGIAESAVDLHNGIESKSWVEAGIGGVGTGLEMLSLALDPVGTLLSYAVSWLMEHVKPLSDALDWLCGDADQIAAYAQTWANVAKETGKVAEDFGNEVKNGTAGWAGEAADAYRASAALQNEQVSAAATCADSIGSTVQVVGVLVGAVREIVRDLVAECVATLIARIPQWIAEIGGTLGIATPHVVASATALIAKWVNRIKDFIKALTKSLDSLSGLLKKLDEIWAGIKKSLPGTRSPDVTPTRASDGVTSPNASTTTPSGSTSPSSASPDGSSTSPSSTTTPSGTTSPDTSTTSPSSTSPSGTTSPNGSSSTSPNGSRSQVGDDPKASARPEPNRKTCGDPIDVASGEMLLTQDDVRLGGALPLVLSRTHLSTYRIGTRFGASWASTLDQRLEVDDEGVCFVTEDGMVLVYPHPGDSPVLPAEGPRWPLLRSADGGYSVTDPESGHTRMFAAATGPIRPIISINDRNGHRVDFDRGADGVATAVRHSGGYRVDVRSEAGLVTALVLAGADEITLIRYGYDAARRLTEVINSSGAALRFDYDSAGRITRWQDRNEMWYRYGYDERGRCVLNEGADGYLSGAFEYRERLTVYTDSLGHRTEFHLNDAYQVVREVDPLGGVTLSDWDRHDRLLARTDPLGRVTRYRYDDDGNLVGIVRPDGTESSATYNALGLPLTVTEVDGAVWRRTYDDCGNLLSITDPMGAVTTFDLDAHGNVTAITDPLGAVRRVESDQAGLPVVVTDPLGASTRYSRDRFGRIAAMTDPLGGSTRLGWTIEGKLISRTQADGAVERWRYDGEGNLVEHIDPAGNTTRTAYTGFDQPAWQVGADGARLEFGYDTNLRLTSVTNPQGLVWRYTYDAVGNLAEETDFNGRRLTYSYDAAGQLVGRANGLGELVSFDRDVLGRLRAKHSGPATTSYEHDALGRMTRTTSPDADVHFERDVLGRVLAETTNGRTVRSVYDPRGNRIRRETPSGAVSEWEYDAAGNAVALFTGGRRMSFGYDAAGREVHRTLDSGTALAQDWDANHRLRSQTLTARGMNVQRRDYQYRLDGCLTAVDDRIAGARRYDLDPAGRVTAVHGAGWTERYAYDAAGNLTQAAWPGEHPAEGTREYTGTRVRRSGTVHFEHDVQGRVLLRRQRALSGQIRAWTYTWDAEDRLVAVTTPDGARWRYRYDGLGRRTAKQRLASTGTEVVEQVDFAWDGLVLAEQTTSGAVLDGPDPAERTTTWEFEPGTFRPVAQRERVRTSPQTWIDAQFYALITDLIGTPTEMVDSDGALAWRSQTTLWGAALAGLGGGPYCPLRFPGQYHDVETGLNYNVHRYYDPATGHYGSADPLGLLAGPNPFAYVGNPTLRSDPLGLTDCARAKKLANKTSERARNGSVREAPNYHGRLSRERELEILSNPDGVYHSTGSGGRFIYRQGDDIVITEGPGSKAGQLVTSYGPSGPRGDSGAAIFGGSSADPGMPITHDMIVNGTIPTPDGGTVPPAIQILP